Sequence from the Maribellus comscasis genome:
CTGCTAACAACAATTTATTTTTTTTCGCCCGTGAACTTTTGTACCTTTTTAAACATTATAATCGACAGAAGTCGTTATCTAAATCAGTTAAAATGAAGAAATTTGCGATCGAATTTAAATGGGGAATCATTTTTACCGTAGTTTCTTTACTCTGGATGTTTTTGGAAAGACTTTTTGGGTGGCACACTACCCATATCGACAAACATGCTATTTACACCAACTTTTTTGCACTTCCTGCCATTTTGGTTTTTGTTTTTGCCTTGCTCGATAAACGAAAACATTTTTACAACAACAAAATGACTTGGATGCAGGGTTTTATTGCCGGATTGGTAGTTTCTATTTTTGTTGCTGTTTTAAGTCCGCTTGCACAATTTATTACCATTGAATGGATTACACCGGAATTTTTCACGAATGCACGTGAATATGCAGTTGGTGTCGGCAAAATGAGCGCTGAACAAGCTGCGGAATATTTCAATCTTACAAATTATATGATGCAAAGTGCATTCGGAGCTATTTTAATGGGCGCAATCACTTCAGCTATTGTGGCCTTGTTTGTGCGAAAAAAATAAACTGATGCCTTATGAAATATTATAAAACTGTTGATGAATATATTCTTAATACAGAGAATGGAAAAGAGATTCTGATAATTCTTCGCGAAATCTTAAAAGGAACCGAGCTGAAAGAAACGATAAAATGGGGCTCTCCTGTTTACACTGTTAACGGCAAAAACGTAGTTGGAATCGGGGCCTTTAAATCCTATGCAGGCATTTGGTTTTTTCAGGGAGCATTGTTAAAAAATGAAGAAGGTGTTTTGGTCAATGCGCAGGAAGGAACCACAAAGGCACTGAGACAGTGGAGATTCTCTGATGTGAATGAAATTGATGAAAAACTGGTTTTAAAATATGTAAATGAAGCTATCGAAAATCAGAAAAAAGGTAAAGAAATAAAAGCTGACAGAAAAAAAACTCTTGTTATTCCTGATGAGTTAAAAGAAGCATTTTTGAAAAACAAAGAACTGGAAATAGCTTTTAACGAATTCACAACAGGTAAGAAGCGGGAGTTTGCTGATTATATCTCACAGGCAAAACAAGAGGCAACCCGCTTAAAAAGAGTCGAAAAGATAAGACCTTTAATTCTCAAGAATATTGGACTAAATGACAAATACAGAAAATAATTTTGTTTAACTTATGAGTAAAAAATATAAACAAATTTGATTTTGATTCTGTTTATTATCAAAATAAACGTCGATGAATCAAAATATAGAAATCGTTGCTCATTCCGGTATTTACACACTTCTTGCGGAACAAATACTAAACGTTTCTATTCCGGAAGCCTGGGAATTCTTTTCATCCCCAAAGAACTTATCAAAAATAACACCACCTCAAATGGGATTTTATATCACTTCTGAAGAATTGAAACAAATGTTCGCGGGGCAAATTATCACCTATCAAATCAGAGTTTTTCCTTTTCTGAAAGCAAATTGGGTTACAGAAATAACACATGTAAAAGAACAATCTTATTTTGTTGATGAACAACGTTTTGGCCCTTACAAAATGTGGCACCATGAGCATCATTTTTCTGAAACAGAAGGAGGTGTAAAAATGATTGACAGGGTTACGTATAAAATTCCATTTGGATTTATTGGAAAAATTGCTCATTCCATTTTTATTAAAAGGAAACTAGAAGATATTTTTAGCTACAGAGCAAAAGTTCTGGACAGAAAATTTAGTGTTATGAATTTTAAATGAATTTTCGCTTAAGTTTTAACATTCGCAAATAAACCCTATTTTCACAGGAAAAAAGAGATATGAAGCTAAAAATATTGGTGCTCTTTACTTTTCTGTCCATTGTTTACAATGCGAAATCACAAGTAAATTCTTTACTCAATTTTGATAAACACAAGGCAGAATATTTATATCATTTTGCTTATGAATGTATTGATAAAGAATATCCCAACAAGCTTGGCCAGGTTTTAGGTGACGACAGTTACCTCTCCCCTCCCCGGGATCTTCATCCGGCTTTTTATGGTTGTTTCGACTGGCACTCATCGGTTCATGGACACTGGACTTTAGTAACAATTTTGAATCGGTTCCCCGATTTTGAGTATCGGGATGAAATATTAAAAAAATTTCAAAAAAATATTACCAAAGAAAATATTTTAACAGAGGTAGCTTATTTTAATGACGAGCACAATAAAGATTATGAAAGGACTTATGGCTGGGCCTGGCTCTTAAAACTCGACGAAGCTATTCTTGAATGGGACAATCCGGAGGCAAAAGAACTGCACGAAAACCTGTTTCCTCTGGTGCGTTTAATATCTGGAAAATTTTCTGAATTTCTCGATAAATTGATTTATCCGATTCGAATTGGAGAACACAGTAATATTGCTTTCGGAATGTCATTTGCTTACGATTATGCAAAAAAATACGACACTGAGCTGGCTTCAAAAATTGAACAAAAAGCCAGGGAATATTATATGAAAGACTGCGAATGTCCGCTTACCTGGGAGCCAGGTGGTTTCGATTTCCTATCACCTTGTTTACAAGAAGTTTCTTTAATGGAAAAAGTTTTATCAAAAGCTGAATTTGAAAAATGGTTAAAAGATTTTCTTCCCGGTTTTGAAAAAAATCCGGAGAAATACCTTGAAGTAGCTGTCGTAACCGATCGGAGCGACGGTAAACTGGCACATCTCGATGGACTAAATTTTAGCCGTGCCTGGTGTTTATTCGAAATCGGACATGCCTTGAATAATCAAAAAATGATTGATCTTGGAGAAAAACATTTCAACTACAGCTATGAAAAAATGGATTCCGGAGAATATGCAGGAGCTCACTGGCTGGCATCATTTGCAAGCTACGCACTTATCAAATACTCATTATAAAACTTTTACTGTGGTATTTGTTATTTAAAAAATTAAAATTTAATTCTGATGGATTTACATGTTGAAGGAAAAGTTTTTATGGTTGCCGCTTCCAGTAAAGGTTTAGGATTTGGAATAGCCAGGGAATTGGCTGTAAACGGAGCAGTTGTTTGTATTGCCAGCAGAACAAAAAATGATATTGAAAACGCTGCTGAAAAACTCAGAGCTGAGACCAGCAGTACCATTTATTCTTCAGTTGCCGATGTTTCAAACGCCCAATCGATTAAAAGTTGGGTTTCCGAAATAACAACAGCTTTTAAACGAATTGATGGTTTGGTGGTTAACGCTGGTGGCCCTCCTCCTGGTAAATTTGATGATTTTGAAGACAAAGACTGGGAGGCTGCATTTAATTTAACACTAATGAGCACCGTTCGGCTAATCAGGGGGGTACTTCCTGCAATGCGAAACAATGGAGGTGGTTCGATAGTAACCATCACTTCGCTGTCAGTGAAAGAGCCCATTAACCAACTTTTACTTTCCAATGTTTTTCGCTCGGGTGTTACAAGTTTGGTAAAAAGTTTGTCAAACGAACTGGCTTCTGAAAACATCAGGGTAAATAATCTTTTCCCTGGGAGAATTGATACCGATCGGGTAAAATCCCTGGATAAAAATCTGGCTGTAAAAGAAGGAACATCAGCAGATGCGATAAAATCAACATTTGAAAAAACAATCCCTTTGGGCCGTTACGGGACCATTGATGAGTTTGGAAAAGCCGGTGCATTTTTACTTTCACCTGCTGCTTCCTATATTACAGGTGCAAGTTTGGCTGTAGATGGAGGAATTATTAAAACAGTCTGGTAAAACTAAAATAAATGAAAATTAACCTCGCCCTATTTCTTTTTCTATTCGTTCATTTTGCAGCCGCTCAAAATCACCAGAAGCGGTTTGAAAGTATTGATGTTCAACACTATATTTTTGAAATTCAACTAAATGATACAACTGACCGAATTGAGGGGAAAGCCAATATCCTTGTTAAATTTTTAAAATCTTCTGAGAATTTGCAACTCGACTTAATTGGCTTAAACGACTCAACATCTGCGGGAATGAAAGTTAAGAATGTTGTGTTTGATGGTAAGCCGGTGAATTTTATTCATAAAAATGATAAGCTGAAAATTAATTTTGATCGAGAAATTGGCAGCGGAGAAACAGTTAATGTTGGTATAATTTATTTAGGTATTCCGGCCGACGGTTTAATAATATCGGAAAACAAATTTGGCGATCGTACATTCTTTGGTGATAACTGGCCTAACCGGGCAAGGTACTGGCTTCCTACGGTTGATCATCCTTCGGATAAAGCGACTCTCGATTTTTTGGTCTTTGCGCCCGAACACTACAAAGTGGTGTCAAACGGGCAATTGGAAAATGAACTCGATTTGGGAAACGGAATAAAATTCACCAACTGGAAAGAAAAAAAACCTATTTCTACCAAACTAATGGTTATTGGTGTCGCTCCTTTTATTGAAGCGGATTTGGGAAGATACAAAAATGCAGAAGTCAGTTGCTGGGTATTTCCCCAAAATGCCAAAGAAGGAATTTCAGATTTTGCATATGGATTGAGACCGCTCTCCTACTTTTCCCAAACTATTGGGGCATATTCATACGAAAAACTCGCACATGTACAATCTAAAACAAAATATGGCGGAATGGAAAATGCAAGCTGTATTTTTTATGCAGAACGTGCAATTTCCGGCAAACAAAAGATAGAAAGCCTTATTGCACACGAAACAGCTCACCAGTGGTTTGGAAATTCAGTGACTGAACAAAATTGGCACCATCTGTGGTTGAGCGAAGGATTTGCCACTTATTTAACCCACCGGTATGAAAAATTTTACTACGGCGACGAGGTTTTTAAAAGCGGATTAATTGATGACCGAAAACAAGTAATAGAGTATGCGCATAAAAAGATGGCTCCCGTTATTGATACAACAGTTACTGATTATTTGCAGCTATTAAATGCAAATTCCTATCAGAAAGCAAGTTGGTTTTTACATATGTTACGGAATAAAATCGGGGACAAAGTGTTTGCGCAAACCCTTCAGGAGTATTATCTGAACTTTCGGGATTCTACGGTGTTAACCGACGATTTTAAAGATATTACAGAAAAGAATTCAAAACAGGATCTTGATGAGTTTTTTCACCAATGGCTTTGGCAACCCGGACTTCCGGTTTTGAAATGGCAATGGAAACAAAAATCAAATGGTGAAATCAGGATTAAAATAACTCAGGTTCAAAAGAAAGTCCTGTTCCATTTTCCACTTGAAATAAAACTTCTGCCACAAAATGAAGAAAAAAGCCAGGTTAAAACACTGGAAGTTTCTGACAGAAAGACAAGTATTTCTATTGTTCCGAAAAGAAAAATAAAAGATATACAACTGGATCCGGATGTCAAATTACTTTTTGAATTAAATGAGTAACTAATCCAAAACCCCATAACTCCTGTTTGTGTCTATTGAAGATTTAATGTGTTTTCTTAAATTTAAACAAAAATTGAAGTGGAGAAAACCATTCTTTCTATTGATTGCGGAACGCAAAGTTTGCGTGCAATAATTTTTTCCATGAAAGGAGAAGTACTTGCAATACAAAAAATCCCGTTTGAGCCGTATACAAGTCCCAGAACAGGCTGGGCGGAACAAGATCCTGAAATATACTGGCAAACATTGAAAGTGGCATGCAACAAACTAAAAGAAGAAAATGCCGACTGTTTTTCAGGTATAGTTGGAGTTGGGGTTACTGCACTCCGCGACTCAATGGTAAACGTAAATAAAAATGGAGAAGCACTTCGTCCGCTTATGGTTTGGCTCGACCAACGAAAAGCAAAACCTGTTTTTAAGCCTGGATTGGGCTTAAAGTTATTGATAAAATTCATTGGGCTTGAAGATACATTAACAAAGGCTCAGCGTGAAGGAAAATGCAACTGGATTCGGCAGAATCAACCTGAGATATGGGAAAATACTTACAAATATTTGCAAGTTTCGGGATTTCTTCATTATCGGTTAACCGGCGAATTTAAAGACTCGGTAGCCTCACAAATCGGGCATATTCCTTTTGATTACAAAAAACAAAAATGGGGAAATCCCAAAAATCTGTTGGCATTTAGCACAAAACTTTACCCTGTTGAAAAAGAAAAGCTCCCCGAACTGCTACAACCTGGCAAAATCATCGGTAGTATTACCAAAAAAGCAAGTGAAGAAACCGGTCTTCCTGAGAATCTGCCAGTAATAGCGTGTGGCTCCGATAAAGGATGTGAAACACTGGGCATGGGCGTTACCAGCTCCAAACTGGGAAGCTTAAGTTTTGGAACAACAGCAACCATTCAAACTACTTCAGAGAGATATATTGAGCCGATAAAGTTTATGCCGGCATACCCTGCAACAATTCCGGGGCTTTTTAATCCTGAAGTGGAAATTTTCCGCGGTTTCTGGATGATTACATGGTTTAAGAATGAATTTGCGCAAAAGGAGGTTGAGCAGGCAAAGAAAAAAGGAATTTCAGAAGAAGAAGCATTAAATGATTTGTTAAGCCAGTCACCACCTGGTTCTATGGGACTGGTGGTACAACCATACTGGAGCCCGGGTTTATCTGAACCTGCTGCAAAAGGAGCAATGATTGGTTTTGGAGATGTACATAAAAAACCTCATGTTTACCGCGCTGTAATTGAGGGACTGGCATTCGCATTAAAAGAGGGAAAAGAGAAAATTGAAAGCGTTTCGAGGCAAAAAATTGAAAAACTGGCGGTTTCAGGCGGTGCCTCTCAAAGCAATGAAATCTGCCAGATAGCTGCTGATATTTTTGATCTTCCGATTGTACGCGGGCGAACATCAGAAACATCCGGTTTGGGAGCGGCTATTATTACAGCCTGGGGAACAGGAATTTACATTTCGTTGGAGGAAGCAATCAAAAACATGGTGAAATATAAAGATGAATTTCAACCCAATACAATACATGTTGAATTTTACCGCAAACTTTACAAAAAAGTATACAAAAAAATGTACAGGAAACTGGAACCTCTATACAGTGAAATCAGAGAAATAACAGGATATCCCGAATAAACAGCTTTGGGTTTATTCCAAACGCAAAAAAACGGAAAAATAGAAATTTCGAGGATCTCCCGGGTAGTAGTAACGTGCTAAATTACCACCAAATGCCGGCGCGTTAACGGCCAGCATAGCCGGGTAATTTAAATCAAAAATATTCTGAACTCCGCCCTTTAACTCAACCAGAATACTTTTTAATCTCCCTGCATATTTAATTTCTGCATTTGTAATTCCGTACGGATTGGTGAAATCGGAATTGGCATCGTTAACCGCCATCTCCCCGGTGTGAC
This genomic interval carries:
- a CDS encoding SRPBCC family protein; the protein is MNQNIEIVAHSGIYTLLAEQILNVSIPEAWEFFSSPKNLSKITPPQMGFYITSEELKQMFAGQIITYQIRVFPFLKANWVTEITHVKEQSYFVDEQRFGPYKMWHHEHHFSETEGGVKMIDRVTYKIPFGFIGKIAHSIFIKRKLEDIFSYRAKVLDRKFSVMNFK
- a CDS encoding SDR family oxidoreductase: MDLHVEGKVFMVAASSKGLGFGIARELAVNGAVVCIASRTKNDIENAAEKLRAETSSTIYSSVADVSNAQSIKSWVSEITTAFKRIDGLVVNAGGPPPGKFDDFEDKDWEAAFNLTLMSTVRLIRGVLPAMRNNGGGSIVTITSLSVKEPINQLLLSNVFRSGVTSLVKSLSNELASENIRVNNLFPGRIDTDRVKSLDKNLAVKEGTSADAIKSTFEKTIPLGRYGTIDEFGKAGAFLLSPAASYITGASLAVDGGIIKTVW
- a CDS encoding DUF4199 domain-containing protein, with the translated sequence MKKFAIEFKWGIIFTVVSLLWMFLERLFGWHTTHIDKHAIYTNFFALPAILVFVFALLDKRKHFYNNKMTWMQGFIAGLVVSIFVAVLSPLAQFITIEWITPEFFTNAREYAVGVGKMSAEQAAEYFNLTNYMMQSAFGAILMGAITSAIVALFVRKK
- a CDS encoding M1 family metallopeptidase: MKINLALFLFLFVHFAAAQNHQKRFESIDVQHYIFEIQLNDTTDRIEGKANILVKFLKSSENLQLDLIGLNDSTSAGMKVKNVVFDGKPVNFIHKNDKLKINFDREIGSGETVNVGIIYLGIPADGLIISENKFGDRTFFGDNWPNRARYWLPTVDHPSDKATLDFLVFAPEHYKVVSNGQLENELDLGNGIKFTNWKEKKPISTKLMVIGVAPFIEADLGRYKNAEVSCWVFPQNAKEGISDFAYGLRPLSYFSQTIGAYSYEKLAHVQSKTKYGGMENASCIFYAERAISGKQKIESLIAHETAHQWFGNSVTEQNWHHLWLSEGFATYLTHRYEKFYYGDEVFKSGLIDDRKQVIEYAHKKMAPVIDTTVTDYLQLLNANSYQKASWFLHMLRNKIGDKVFAQTLQEYYLNFRDSTVLTDDFKDITEKNSKQDLDEFFHQWLWQPGLPVLKWQWKQKSNGEIRIKITQVQKKVLFHFPLEIKLLPQNEEKSQVKTLEVSDRKTSISIVPKRKIKDIQLDPDVKLLFELNE
- a CDS encoding FGGY-family carbohydrate kinase, with the protein product MEKTILSIDCGTQSLRAIIFSMKGEVLAIQKIPFEPYTSPRTGWAEQDPEIYWQTLKVACNKLKEENADCFSGIVGVGVTALRDSMVNVNKNGEALRPLMVWLDQRKAKPVFKPGLGLKLLIKFIGLEDTLTKAQREGKCNWIRQNQPEIWENTYKYLQVSGFLHYRLTGEFKDSVASQIGHIPFDYKKQKWGNPKNLLAFSTKLYPVEKEKLPELLQPGKIIGSITKKASEETGLPENLPVIACGSDKGCETLGMGVTSSKLGSLSFGTTATIQTTSERYIEPIKFMPAYPATIPGLFNPEVEIFRGFWMITWFKNEFAQKEVEQAKKKGISEEEALNDLLSQSPPGSMGLVVQPYWSPGLSEPAAKGAMIGFGDVHKKPHVYRAVIEGLAFALKEGKEKIESVSRQKIEKLAVSGGASQSNEICQIAADIFDLPIVRGRTSETSGLGAAIITAWGTGIYISLEEAIKNMVKYKDEFQPNTIHVEFYRKLYKKVYKKMYRKLEPLYSEIREITGYPE
- a CDS encoding DUF2891 domain-containing protein → MKLKILVLFTFLSIVYNAKSQVNSLLNFDKHKAEYLYHFAYECIDKEYPNKLGQVLGDDSYLSPPRDLHPAFYGCFDWHSSVHGHWTLVTILNRFPDFEYRDEILKKFQKNITKENILTEVAYFNDEHNKDYERTYGWAWLLKLDEAILEWDNPEAKELHENLFPLVRLISGKFSEFLDKLIYPIRIGEHSNIAFGMSFAYDYAKKYDTELASKIEQKAREYYMKDCECPLTWEPGGFDFLSPCLQEVSLMEKVLSKAEFEKWLKDFLPGFEKNPEKYLEVAVVTDRSDGKLAHLDGLNFSRAWCLFEIGHALNNQKMIDLGEKHFNYSYEKMDSGEYAGAHWLASFASYALIKYSL
- a CDS encoding YdeI/OmpD-associated family protein encodes the protein MKYYKTVDEYILNTENGKEILIILREILKGTELKETIKWGSPVYTVNGKNVVGIGAFKSYAGIWFFQGALLKNEEGVLVNAQEGTTKALRQWRFSDVNEIDEKLVLKYVNEAIENQKKGKEIKADRKKTLVIPDELKEAFLKNKELEIAFNEFTTGKKREFADYISQAKQEATRLKRVEKIRPLILKNIGLNDKYRK